A stretch of the Thermosinus carboxydivorans Nor1 genome encodes the following:
- a CDS encoding DUF3311 domain-containing protein has product MAPKSKLTVLLASIPFITLIFAIPFVNRLEPMIWGMPFLLWWIVVNVLLTPLWLGLAHIHEKNLSGRAGARSDAKRGVGK; this is encoded by the coding sequence ATGGCCCCAAAAAGCAAACTAACGGTCTTATTGGCAAGTATTCCCTTTATTACCCTTATCTTTGCCATACCCTTTGTTAACCGGCTGGAGCCGATGATTTGGGGGATGCCATTTCTCTTGTGGTGGATAGTAGTTAACGTACTATTAACACCGCTGTGGCTTGGTCTGGCCCATATACACGAGAAAAACCTTTCCGGCCGGGCAGGGGCAAGATCTGACGCGAAAAGAGGTGTAGGGAAATGA